A stretch of the Sulfuritortus calidifontis genome encodes the following:
- the ettA gene encoding energy-dependent translational throttle protein EttA encodes MAQYVMSMLRVSKVVPPKRQIIKDISLSFFPGAKIGLLGLNGSGKSTVLRIMAGVDKDYEGEVQHLPNVSIGYLPQEPQLDPAKTVREEVEAGMGEVMQAQQQLEAIYAAYAEPDADFDKLAEEQARLEAIIAAAGNDTETQLEIAADALRLPPWDAKIEHLSGGEKRRVALCKLLLSKPDMLLLDEPTNHLDAESVEWLEQFLTRFPGTVVAVTHDRYFLDNAAEWILELDRGHGIPWKGNYSSWLEQKEARLEQEQKQIDAHMKAMKQELEWVRQNPKARQAKSKARLARFEELNSVEYQKRNETQEIFIPPGERLGDKVIEFHNVSKGYGDRLLIDNLSFQVPPGAIVGIIGPNGAGKSTLFRMIQGLEKPDAGEIVIGPTVKLASVDQSREGLDDSKTVFDAVAEGRDILTVGRFEMPSRAYLGRFNFKGADQQKIVGKLSGGERGRLHLAKTLIQGGNVLLLDEPSNDLDVETLRALEDALLEFAGCVLVISHDRWFLDRIATHILACEGDSHWEFFAGNYQEYEADKKKRLGEEGAKPKRIRYKPISR; translated from the coding sequence ATGGCCCAATATGTAATGAGCATGCTCCGCGTGAGCAAAGTCGTCCCCCCGAAACGACAGATCATCAAGGACATCTCGCTGTCCTTCTTCCCCGGCGCCAAGATCGGCCTGCTCGGCCTCAACGGCTCGGGCAAGTCCACCGTCCTGCGCATCATGGCCGGTGTCGACAAGGACTACGAGGGCGAGGTGCAGCACCTGCCCAATGTCTCCATCGGCTACCTGCCGCAGGAGCCGCAACTCGACCCGGCCAAGACCGTGCGCGAAGAGGTCGAAGCCGGCATGGGCGAAGTGATGCAGGCCCAACAACAATTGGAGGCGATCTACGCCGCCTATGCCGAGCCGGACGCCGACTTCGACAAGCTGGCCGAGGAGCAGGCCCGGCTGGAGGCGATCATCGCCGCCGCCGGCAACGACACCGAGACCCAGCTGGAGATCGCCGCCGACGCCCTGCGCCTGCCGCCCTGGGACGCCAAGATCGAGCACCTCTCCGGCGGCGAGAAGCGCCGGGTGGCGCTGTGCAAACTGCTCTTGTCCAAGCCGGACATGCTGCTCTTGGACGAGCCGACCAACCACCTCGACGCCGAATCGGTCGAGTGGCTGGAGCAGTTCCTCACCCGCTTCCCGGGCACCGTGGTCGCCGTCACCCACGACCGCTACTTCCTCGACAACGCCGCCGAGTGGATTCTGGAGCTGGACCGCGGCCACGGCATCCCCTGGAAGGGCAACTACTCCTCCTGGCTGGAGCAGAAGGAGGCGCGCCTGGAGCAGGAACAGAAGCAGATCGACGCCCACATGAAGGCGATGAAACAGGAACTGGAGTGGGTGCGGCAGAACCCCAAGGCGCGCCAGGCCAAATCCAAGGCGCGCCTAGCCCGGTTCGAGGAGCTCAATTCGGTCGAATACCAGAAGCGCAACGAGACCCAGGAGATCTTCATCCCGCCGGGCGAGCGCCTGGGCGACAAGGTCATCGAGTTTCACAATGTGTCCAAAGGCTACGGCGACCGCCTGCTCATCGACAATCTCTCGTTCCAGGTCCCGCCCGGCGCCATCGTCGGCATCATCGGCCCCAACGGCGCCGGCAAGTCCACCCTGTTTCGCATGATCCAGGGCTTGGAGAAGCCGGATGCCGGCGAGATCGTGATCGGCCCGACGGTGAAGCTCGCCTCGGTCGATCAGTCGCGCGAGGGTCTGGACGACAGCAAGACCGTGTTCGACGCCGTTGCCGAAGGCCGCGACATCCTGACCGTCGGCCGCTTCGAGATGCCGAGCCGGGCCTATCTGGGCCGCTTCAACTTCAAGGGCGCCGACCAGCAAAAGATCGTGGGCAAGCTCTCCGGCGGCGAGCGCGGCCGGCTGCACCTGGCCAAGACCCTGATCCAGGGCGGCAATGTGCTGCTGCTCGACGAGCCTTCGAACGACCTCGACGTGGAAACCCTGCGCGCGCTGGAAGATGCCCTGCTGGAGTTCGCCGGCTGCGTGCTGGTGATCTCGCACGACCGCTGGTTCCTCGATCGCATCGCCACCCACATCCTGGCCTGCGAAGGCGACTCGCACTGGGAGTTCTTCGCCGGCAACTATCAGGAATACGAGGCGGACAAGAAGAAGCGCCTGGGCGAGGAGGGCGCCAAACCCAAGCGCATCCGCTACAAGCCGATCAGCCGCTAA
- a CDS encoding SlyX family protein produces MEARMTELEIKLSYAEDLLEELNRTVFRQQEQIERLQRQLLQLAQQLQDLTPPERGEARDEIPPHY; encoded by the coding sequence ATGGAAGCGCGCATGACCGAGCTGGAAATCAAGCTGAGCTATGCCGAGGACTTGCTGGAGGAACTCAACCGCACGGTGTTCCGCCAGCAGGAGCAGATCGAGCGCCTGCAGCGGCAGTTGCTGCAGCTCGCCCAGCAGCTGCAGGATCTGACCCCGCCCGAGCGCGGCGAAGCGCGCGACGAGATTCCGCCGCACTATTGA
- a CDS encoding DUF2288 domain-containing protein, with protein sequence MKDHPEALLHAKLNCETGRLHWRELERHFARGAVVKVAPGMDLVEVAVRFAQDDKPTIEAWLEAGRIDRAATEDAVVWQGRQSVFWAVVVAPWVLVQEIAPAQND encoded by the coding sequence ATGAAAGACCATCCCGAAGCACTCCTGCACGCCAAACTCAACTGCGAGACCGGTCGTCTCCACTGGCGGGAGCTTGAACGTCATTTCGCCCGGGGCGCCGTGGTCAAGGTGGCGCCGGGCATGGATCTGGTCGAGGTGGCGGTGCGCTTCGCCCAGGACGACAAGCCGACGATCGAGGCCTGGCTCGAGGCGGGCCGGATCGATCGCGCCGCGACCGAGGATGCCGTGGTCTGGCAGGGTCGGCAGTCGGTGTTCTGGGCCGTGGTGGTCGCCCCCTGGGTGTTGGTCCAGGAAATCGCGCCGGCCCAGAATGACTGA